From one Physeter macrocephalus isolate SW-GA chromosome 18, ASM283717v5, whole genome shotgun sequence genomic stretch:
- the LOC102992942 gene encoding HLA class II histocompatibility antigen, DO alpha chain: MVLSGELVLGLHTLMTLLSPPEAGAIKADHMGSYGPAFYQSYDGSGQFTYDFDGEQLFSVDLKKREAVWRLPEFGNFAYFDPQSGLASIRMIKAHLDVLVERSNRTRAANVPPRVTVLPKSHVELGQPNVLICVVENIFPPVINITWLRNGQTITEGVTQTSFYAQPDHLFQKFHYLPFVPSVDDFYDCKVEHWGLDKPLFKHWEPQVPTLLPDTTETLVCTLGLALGLAGFLVGVTLIITGTCLSSTPR, translated from the exons ATGGTCCTCAGTGGGGAGCTGGTCCTGGGACTCCACACCTTGATGACTCTCCTGAGCCCCCCGGAAGCTGGGGCCATCAAGG CTGACCACATGGGCTCCTACGGACCAGCCTTCTACCAGTCCTATGATGGCTCGGGTCAGTTCACCTATGATTTCGATGGAGAGCAGCTGTTCTCTGTGGACCTGAAGAAGAGGGAGGCCGTGTGGCGTCTGCCTGAATTTGGCAACTTCGCCTACTTTGACCCGCAGAGTGGGCTGGCCAGTATCAGGATGATCAAAGCGCATCTGGACGTCTTGGTGGAGCGCTCGAACCGTACCAGAGCCGCCAACG TGCCCCCAAGAGTGACTGTGCTGCCCAAGTCTCACGTGGAGCTGGGCCAGCCCAACGTCCTCATCTGCGTCGTGGAGAACATCTTCCCCCCTGTCATCAATATCACCTGGCTGCGCAACGGTCAGACCATCACCGAGGGGGTGACCCAGACCAGCTTCTATGCCCAGCCCGACCATCTGTTCCAGAAGTTCCACTACTTGCCCTTCGTGCCCTCGGTGGACGACTTCTATGACTGCAAGGTGGAACACTGGGGCCTGGACAAGCCGCTCTTTAAGCACTGGG aGCCCCAGGTGCCTACCCTGCTGCCTGACACCACAGAGACCCTGGTCTGCACCCTCGGCCTGGCCCTTGGCCTGGCCGGCTTCCTCGTGGGCGTCACCCTCATCATCACAGGCACATGCCTGTCCAGCACCCCCAG GTAA